In Ovis aries strain OAR_USU_Benz2616 breed Rambouillet chromosome 13, ARS-UI_Ramb_v3.0, whole genome shotgun sequence, the following are encoded in one genomic region:
- the LPIN3 gene encoding phosphatidate phosphatase LPIN3 isoform X4, with amino-acid sequence MNYMGQLAETVFGTVKGLYRGLNPATLSGGIDVLVVRQVDGSFRCSPFHVRFGKLGVLRSREKVVDIEINGEPVDLHMKLGDSGEAFFVQELESDEEDVPPRLCTSPIPWGGLAGFPSDSQLGTTSEPDASTAGMASSGRKKKRRRRKTKRKEGAVAADSSSEELEAGNGSEPSLLEKPRPEPPGIQPEGASSAEPKDIYPYSDGEWHPQASLSPGKLTSPKSDSELELRTPEPSPLRVESHVQWAWGRLPKVGKAEWPESSVVADASSRTASPPQGAPSTPSASVIGVDPPGPPTLQRGAGTDLLQPDTEAPALAGPPLSVPEREETKTQSSGDAGARPPSKSWSWAALEDPAHTRKPERVSQRKGSLKRSQHLGPSDIYLDDLPSLDSENAALYFPQSGLGAGKQSAPDSLKPLGDCNPEQEPEPTADTADTVALSLCGGLADSRDVSVEKFSQHLVSYEDLAQNPGLLDDPSLVVKINKQHYNWAVAAPMILSLQAFQKNLPKSTVDKLEKEKMPRKGGRWWFSWRRRDFPAKECSAQREKTTVREQRGEKTEAVSSEDDTLDSPVILEAPSPPPSPPARARSYKKSLRLSSSQIRCLNLQEGANDVVFSVTTQYQGTCRCRATIYLWKWDDKVVISDIDGTITKSDTLGHILPQLGKDWTHQGITSLYHKIHLNGYKFLYCSARAIGMANLTKGYLQWVSEGGCGLPKGPILLSPSSLFSALHREVIERKPEVFKIACLSDVQQLFLPQEQPFYAAFGNRPNDVTAYQQVGLPACRIFTVNPRGELSQELIKNHKSTYERLSEVVELLFPPVARGPSTDLAHPEYSNFCYWREPLAPVDLNALA; translated from the exons ATGAACTACATGGGGCAGCTGGCGGAGACCGTGTTCGGCACGGTGAAGGGCCTGTACCGGGGCCTGAACCCAGCCACGCTGAGCGGGGGCATCGACGTGCTGGTGGTGAGGCAGGTGGACGGCTCCTTCCGATGCTCGCCCTTCCACGTGCGCTTTGGCAAGCTGGGCGTCCTGCGCTCGCGGGAGAAGGTG GTGGACATCGAGATCAACGGGGAGCCGGTGGACCTGCACATGAAGCTGGGGGACAGCGGGGAGGCCTTCTTCGTCCAGGAGCTGGAGAGCGATGAG GAAGACGTGCCTCCCCGCCTGTGCACGTCACCCATCCCTTGGGGAGGCCTGGCGGGGTTCCCTTCGGACTCCCAGCTGGGCACCACCAGCGAGCCGGACGCCAGCACCGCGGGCATGGCCTCCAGCGGGCGGAAGAAGAAACGGCGCAGGAGGAAAACCAAGCGGAAGGAGGGCGCTGTGGCGGCCGATTCTAGTTCAGAGGAGCTGGAGGCGGGCAATGGGAGTGAGCCATCCCTGCTGGAAAAGCCAAGGCCGGAGCCCCCAGG CATCCAGCCAGAAGGTGCGTCCTCAGCGGAGCCCAAAGACATCTACCCCTACTCTGACGGCGAGTGGCACCCCCAGGCCAG CCTCTCACCAGGTAAGCTAACATCTCCCAAGAGTGACTCGGAGCTGGAACTGCGGACCCCCGAGCCCAGTCCCCTGAGAGTGGAGTCCCACGTGCAGTGGGCCTGGGGGAGGCTGCCGAAG GTCGGCAAAGCTGAGTGGCCCGAGTCCTCGGTGGTCGCTGATGCCAGCTCCAGGACAGCCTCTCCACCTCAGGGGGCGCCCAGCACCCCTTCTGCCTCTGTGATTGGCGTGGACCCTCCAGGACCCCCAACCCTGCAGAGAGGGGCTGGCACTGACCTTCTTCAGCCTGACACGGAGGCGCCCGCTCTGGCGGGTCCCCCTCTCTCTGTCCCTGAGAGGgaggaaaccaagactcagagTTCGGGGGACGCGGGGGCCCGTCCTCCGTCCAAATCCTGGAGCTGGGCTGCTTTGGAAGACCCTGCTCACACCCGGAAGCCAGAGAGGGTCTCCCAGAGGAAAG GTTCCCTGAAAAGAAGCCAGCACCTGGGCCCCAGTGACATCTACCTGGATGACCTGCCCTCCCTGGACTCTGAGAACGCAGCCCTTTACTTCCCCCAGAG TGGGCTGGGGGCCGGGAAGCAGAGTGCACCGGACAGCCTGAAGCCCTTGGGGGACTGCAACCCCGAGCAGGAGCCAGAGCCCACTGCGGACACAGCAGACACCGTGGCGCTGTCCCTCTGTGGGGGCCTGGCCGACAGCAGGGACGTCTCCGTGG AGAAGTTCAGCCAGCACCTGGTCTCCTATGAGGACCTCGCCCAAAACCCTGGCCTCCTGGACGACCCGAGCCTGGTGGTGAAGATCAACAAGCA ACATTATAACTGGGCTGTAGCTGCCCCCATGATCCTGTCCCTGCAAGCCTTTCAGAAAAACTTGCCCAAG AGCACTGTGGACaagctggagaaggagaagaTGCCCCGGAAGGGAGGCCGGTGGTGGTTTTCCTGGCGACGcagggatttcccagccaaggag TGCAGCGCCCAGAGGGAGAAAACCACAGTGCGGGAGCAGCGGGG GGAGAAGACAGAAGCCGTGAGCAGCGAGGACGACACCCTGGACAGCCCCGTCATCCTAgaggccccctccccgcccccctcgCCCCCAGCCCGTGCCCGTTCCTACAAAAAGTCCCTCCGCCTCTCCTCCAGTCAGATC CGGTGCCTGAACCTGCAAGAAGGTGCCAACGACGTGGTCTTCAGTGTGACCACCCAGTACCAGGGCACCTGCCGCTGCAGGGCCACCATCTACCTGTGGAAGTGGGACGACAAGGTGGTCATCTCTGACATCGACGGCACCATCACCAA GTCGGACACTCTGGGCCACATTCTGCCCCAACTGGGGAAGGACTGGACACATCAGGGCATCACCAGTCTCTACCACAAAATCCACCT AAATGGGTACAAGTTCCTGTACTGTTCAGCACGGGCCATCGGCATGGCTAACCTCACCAAGGGGTACCTGCAGTGGGTGAGCGAGGGGGGCTGCGGCCTCCCTAAGGGCCCCATCTTGCTGTCTCCCAGCAGCCTCTTCTCTGCCCTGCACAG GGAAGTGATAGAGAGGAAGCCGGAGGTGTTCAAAATCGCCTGCCTGAGTGATGTCCAGCAGCTCTTTCTGCCCCAGGAACAGCCCTTCTATGCTGCCTTTGGGAACAGGCCCAAT GATGTCACTGCCTACCAGCAGGTCGGCCTGCCTGCCTGCCGTATCTTCACGGTCAACCCCCGGGGAGAGCTCAGCCAAGAGCTGATAAAGAACCACAAGTCCAC GTACGAGCGGCTTAGCGAGGTGGTCGAGCTCCTCTTCCCGCCTGTGGCCCGCGGCCCCAGCACTGACCTGGCCCACCCTGAATACAGCAACTTCTGCTACTGGCGGGAGCCGCTGGCCCCCGTGGACCTCAATGCCTTGGCCTGA
- the LPIN3 gene encoding phosphatidate phosphatase LPIN3 isoform X1 — translation MNYMGQLAETVFGTVKGLYRGLNPATLSGGIDVLVVRQVDGSFRCSPFHVRFGKLGVLRSREKVVDIEINGEPVDLHMKLGDSGEAFFVQELESDEEDVPPRLCTSPIPWGGLAGFPSDSQLGTTSEPDASTAGMASSGRKKKRRRRKTKRKEGAVAADSSSEELEAGNGSEPSLLEKPRPEPPGSIQPEGASSAEPKDIYPYSDGEWHPQASLSPGKLTSPKSDSELELRTPEPSPLRVESHVQWAWGRLPKVGKAEWPESSVVADASSRTASPPQGAPSTPSASVIGVDPPGPPTLQRGAGTDLLQPDTEAPALAGPPLSVPEREETKTQSSGDAGARPPSKSWSWAALEDPAHTRKPERVSQRKGSLKRSQHLGPSDIYLDDLPSLDSENAALYFPQSNSGLGAGKQSAPDSLKPLGDCNPEQEPEPTADTADTVALSLCGGLADSRDVSVEKFSQHLVSYEDLAQNPGLLDDPSLVVKINKQHYNWAVAAPMILSLQAFQKNLPKSTVDKLEKEKMPRKGGRWWFSWRRRDFPAKECSAQREKTTVREQRGEKTEAVSSEDDTLDSPVILEAPSPPPSPPARARSYKKSLRLSSSQIRCLNLQEGANDVVFSVTTQYQGTCRCRATIYLWKWDDKVVISDIDGTITKSDTLGHILPQLGKDWTHQGITSLYHKIHLNGYKFLYCSARAIGMANLTKGYLQWVSEGGCGLPKGPILLSPSSLFSALHREVIERKPEVFKIACLSDVQQLFLPQEQPFYAAFGNRPNDVTAYQQVGLPACRIFTVNPRGELSQELIKNHKSTYERLSEVVELLFPPVARGPSTDLAHPEYSNFCYWREPLAPVDLNALA, via the exons ATGAACTACATGGGGCAGCTGGCGGAGACCGTGTTCGGCACGGTGAAGGGCCTGTACCGGGGCCTGAACCCAGCCACGCTGAGCGGGGGCATCGACGTGCTGGTGGTGAGGCAGGTGGACGGCTCCTTCCGATGCTCGCCCTTCCACGTGCGCTTTGGCAAGCTGGGCGTCCTGCGCTCGCGGGAGAAGGTG GTGGACATCGAGATCAACGGGGAGCCGGTGGACCTGCACATGAAGCTGGGGGACAGCGGGGAGGCCTTCTTCGTCCAGGAGCTGGAGAGCGATGAG GAAGACGTGCCTCCCCGCCTGTGCACGTCACCCATCCCTTGGGGAGGCCTGGCGGGGTTCCCTTCGGACTCCCAGCTGGGCACCACCAGCGAGCCGGACGCCAGCACCGCGGGCATGGCCTCCAGCGGGCGGAAGAAGAAACGGCGCAGGAGGAAAACCAAGCGGAAGGAGGGCGCTGTGGCGGCCGATTCTAGTTCAGAGGAGCTGGAGGCGGGCAATGGGAGTGAGCCATCCCTGCTGGAAAAGCCAAGGCCGGAGCCCCCAGG CAGCATCCAGCCAGAAGGTGCGTCCTCAGCGGAGCCCAAAGACATCTACCCCTACTCTGACGGCGAGTGGCACCCCCAGGCCAG CCTCTCACCAGGTAAGCTAACATCTCCCAAGAGTGACTCGGAGCTGGAACTGCGGACCCCCGAGCCCAGTCCCCTGAGAGTGGAGTCCCACGTGCAGTGGGCCTGGGGGAGGCTGCCGAAG GTCGGCAAAGCTGAGTGGCCCGAGTCCTCGGTGGTCGCTGATGCCAGCTCCAGGACAGCCTCTCCACCTCAGGGGGCGCCCAGCACCCCTTCTGCCTCTGTGATTGGCGTGGACCCTCCAGGACCCCCAACCCTGCAGAGAGGGGCTGGCACTGACCTTCTTCAGCCTGACACGGAGGCGCCCGCTCTGGCGGGTCCCCCTCTCTCTGTCCCTGAGAGGgaggaaaccaagactcagagTTCGGGGGACGCGGGGGCCCGTCCTCCGTCCAAATCCTGGAGCTGGGCTGCTTTGGAAGACCCTGCTCACACCCGGAAGCCAGAGAGGGTCTCCCAGAGGAAAG GTTCCCTGAAAAGAAGCCAGCACCTGGGCCCCAGTGACATCTACCTGGATGACCTGCCCTCCCTGGACTCTGAGAACGCAGCCCTTTACTTCCCCCAGAG CAACAGTGGGCTGGGGGCCGGGAAGCAGAGTGCACCGGACAGCCTGAAGCCCTTGGGGGACTGCAACCCCGAGCAGGAGCCAGAGCCCACTGCGGACACAGCAGACACCGTGGCGCTGTCCCTCTGTGGGGGCCTGGCCGACAGCAGGGACGTCTCCGTGG AGAAGTTCAGCCAGCACCTGGTCTCCTATGAGGACCTCGCCCAAAACCCTGGCCTCCTGGACGACCCGAGCCTGGTGGTGAAGATCAACAAGCA ACATTATAACTGGGCTGTAGCTGCCCCCATGATCCTGTCCCTGCAAGCCTTTCAGAAAAACTTGCCCAAG AGCACTGTGGACaagctggagaaggagaagaTGCCCCGGAAGGGAGGCCGGTGGTGGTTTTCCTGGCGACGcagggatttcccagccaaggag TGCAGCGCCCAGAGGGAGAAAACCACAGTGCGGGAGCAGCGGGG GGAGAAGACAGAAGCCGTGAGCAGCGAGGACGACACCCTGGACAGCCCCGTCATCCTAgaggccccctccccgcccccctcgCCCCCAGCCCGTGCCCGTTCCTACAAAAAGTCCCTCCGCCTCTCCTCCAGTCAGATC CGGTGCCTGAACCTGCAAGAAGGTGCCAACGACGTGGTCTTCAGTGTGACCACCCAGTACCAGGGCACCTGCCGCTGCAGGGCCACCATCTACCTGTGGAAGTGGGACGACAAGGTGGTCATCTCTGACATCGACGGCACCATCACCAA GTCGGACACTCTGGGCCACATTCTGCCCCAACTGGGGAAGGACTGGACACATCAGGGCATCACCAGTCTCTACCACAAAATCCACCT AAATGGGTACAAGTTCCTGTACTGTTCAGCACGGGCCATCGGCATGGCTAACCTCACCAAGGGGTACCTGCAGTGGGTGAGCGAGGGGGGCTGCGGCCTCCCTAAGGGCCCCATCTTGCTGTCTCCCAGCAGCCTCTTCTCTGCCCTGCACAG GGAAGTGATAGAGAGGAAGCCGGAGGTGTTCAAAATCGCCTGCCTGAGTGATGTCCAGCAGCTCTTTCTGCCCCAGGAACAGCCCTTCTATGCTGCCTTTGGGAACAGGCCCAAT GATGTCACTGCCTACCAGCAGGTCGGCCTGCCTGCCTGCCGTATCTTCACGGTCAACCCCCGGGGAGAGCTCAGCCAAGAGCTGATAAAGAACCACAAGTCCAC GTACGAGCGGCTTAGCGAGGTGGTCGAGCTCCTCTTCCCGCCTGTGGCCCGCGGCCCCAGCACTGACCTGGCCCACCCTGAATACAGCAACTTCTGCTACTGGCGGGAGCCGCTGGCCCCCGTGGACCTCAATGCCTTGGCCTGA
- the LPIN3 gene encoding phosphatidate phosphatase LPIN3 isoform X3 has protein sequence MNYMGQLAETVFGTVKGLYRGLNPATLSGGIDVLVVRQVDGSFRCSPFHVRFGKLGVLRSREKVVDIEINGEPVDLHMKLGDSGEAFFVQELESDEEDVPPRLCTSPIPWGGLAGFPSDSQLGTTSEPDASTAGMASSGRKKKRRRRKTKRKEGAVAADSSSEELEAGNGSEPSLLEKPRPEPPGSIQPEGASSAEPKDIYPYSDGEWHPQASLSPGKLTSPKSDSELELRTPEPSPLRVESHVQWAWGRLPKVGKAEWPESSVVADASSRTASPPQGAPSTPSASVIGVDPPGPPTLQRGAGTDLLQPDTEAPALAGPPLSVPEREETKTQSSGDAGARPPSKSWSWAALEDPAHTRKPERVSQRKGSLKRSQHLGPSDIYLDDLPSLDSENAALYFPQSGLGAGKQSAPDSLKPLGDCNPEQEPEPTADTADTVALSLCGGLADSRDVSVEKFSQHLVSYEDLAQNPGLLDDPSLVVKINKQHYNWAVAAPMILSLQAFQKNLPKSTVDKLEKEKMPRKGGRWWFSWRRRDFPAKECSAQREKTTVREQRGEKTEAVSSEDDTLDSPVILEAPSPPPSPPARARSYKKSLRLSSSQIRCLNLQEGANDVVFSVTTQYQGTCRCRATIYLWKWDDKVVISDIDGTITKSDTLGHILPQLGKDWTHQGITSLYHKIHLNGYKFLYCSARAIGMANLTKGYLQWVSEGGCGLPKGPILLSPSSLFSALHREVIERKPEVFKIACLSDVQQLFLPQEQPFYAAFGNRPNDVTAYQQVGLPACRIFTVNPRGELSQELIKNHKSTYERLSEVVELLFPPVARGPSTDLAHPEYSNFCYWREPLAPVDLNALA, from the exons ATGAACTACATGGGGCAGCTGGCGGAGACCGTGTTCGGCACGGTGAAGGGCCTGTACCGGGGCCTGAACCCAGCCACGCTGAGCGGGGGCATCGACGTGCTGGTGGTGAGGCAGGTGGACGGCTCCTTCCGATGCTCGCCCTTCCACGTGCGCTTTGGCAAGCTGGGCGTCCTGCGCTCGCGGGAGAAGGTG GTGGACATCGAGATCAACGGGGAGCCGGTGGACCTGCACATGAAGCTGGGGGACAGCGGGGAGGCCTTCTTCGTCCAGGAGCTGGAGAGCGATGAG GAAGACGTGCCTCCCCGCCTGTGCACGTCACCCATCCCTTGGGGAGGCCTGGCGGGGTTCCCTTCGGACTCCCAGCTGGGCACCACCAGCGAGCCGGACGCCAGCACCGCGGGCATGGCCTCCAGCGGGCGGAAGAAGAAACGGCGCAGGAGGAAAACCAAGCGGAAGGAGGGCGCTGTGGCGGCCGATTCTAGTTCAGAGGAGCTGGAGGCGGGCAATGGGAGTGAGCCATCCCTGCTGGAAAAGCCAAGGCCGGAGCCCCCAGG CAGCATCCAGCCAGAAGGTGCGTCCTCAGCGGAGCCCAAAGACATCTACCCCTACTCTGACGGCGAGTGGCACCCCCAGGCCAG CCTCTCACCAGGTAAGCTAACATCTCCCAAGAGTGACTCGGAGCTGGAACTGCGGACCCCCGAGCCCAGTCCCCTGAGAGTGGAGTCCCACGTGCAGTGGGCCTGGGGGAGGCTGCCGAAG GTCGGCAAAGCTGAGTGGCCCGAGTCCTCGGTGGTCGCTGATGCCAGCTCCAGGACAGCCTCTCCACCTCAGGGGGCGCCCAGCACCCCTTCTGCCTCTGTGATTGGCGTGGACCCTCCAGGACCCCCAACCCTGCAGAGAGGGGCTGGCACTGACCTTCTTCAGCCTGACACGGAGGCGCCCGCTCTGGCGGGTCCCCCTCTCTCTGTCCCTGAGAGGgaggaaaccaagactcagagTTCGGGGGACGCGGGGGCCCGTCCTCCGTCCAAATCCTGGAGCTGGGCTGCTTTGGAAGACCCTGCTCACACCCGGAAGCCAGAGAGGGTCTCCCAGAGGAAAG GTTCCCTGAAAAGAAGCCAGCACCTGGGCCCCAGTGACATCTACCTGGATGACCTGCCCTCCCTGGACTCTGAGAACGCAGCCCTTTACTTCCCCCAGAG TGGGCTGGGGGCCGGGAAGCAGAGTGCACCGGACAGCCTGAAGCCCTTGGGGGACTGCAACCCCGAGCAGGAGCCAGAGCCCACTGCGGACACAGCAGACACCGTGGCGCTGTCCCTCTGTGGGGGCCTGGCCGACAGCAGGGACGTCTCCGTGG AGAAGTTCAGCCAGCACCTGGTCTCCTATGAGGACCTCGCCCAAAACCCTGGCCTCCTGGACGACCCGAGCCTGGTGGTGAAGATCAACAAGCA ACATTATAACTGGGCTGTAGCTGCCCCCATGATCCTGTCCCTGCAAGCCTTTCAGAAAAACTTGCCCAAG AGCACTGTGGACaagctggagaaggagaagaTGCCCCGGAAGGGAGGCCGGTGGTGGTTTTCCTGGCGACGcagggatttcccagccaaggag TGCAGCGCCCAGAGGGAGAAAACCACAGTGCGGGAGCAGCGGGG GGAGAAGACAGAAGCCGTGAGCAGCGAGGACGACACCCTGGACAGCCCCGTCATCCTAgaggccccctccccgcccccctcgCCCCCAGCCCGTGCCCGTTCCTACAAAAAGTCCCTCCGCCTCTCCTCCAGTCAGATC CGGTGCCTGAACCTGCAAGAAGGTGCCAACGACGTGGTCTTCAGTGTGACCACCCAGTACCAGGGCACCTGCCGCTGCAGGGCCACCATCTACCTGTGGAAGTGGGACGACAAGGTGGTCATCTCTGACATCGACGGCACCATCACCAA GTCGGACACTCTGGGCCACATTCTGCCCCAACTGGGGAAGGACTGGACACATCAGGGCATCACCAGTCTCTACCACAAAATCCACCT AAATGGGTACAAGTTCCTGTACTGTTCAGCACGGGCCATCGGCATGGCTAACCTCACCAAGGGGTACCTGCAGTGGGTGAGCGAGGGGGGCTGCGGCCTCCCTAAGGGCCCCATCTTGCTGTCTCCCAGCAGCCTCTTCTCTGCCCTGCACAG GGAAGTGATAGAGAGGAAGCCGGAGGTGTTCAAAATCGCCTGCCTGAGTGATGTCCAGCAGCTCTTTCTGCCCCAGGAACAGCCCTTCTATGCTGCCTTTGGGAACAGGCCCAAT GATGTCACTGCCTACCAGCAGGTCGGCCTGCCTGCCTGCCGTATCTTCACGGTCAACCCCCGGGGAGAGCTCAGCCAAGAGCTGATAAAGAACCACAAGTCCAC GTACGAGCGGCTTAGCGAGGTGGTCGAGCTCCTCTTCCCGCCTGTGGCCCGCGGCCCCAGCACTGACCTGGCCCACCCTGAATACAGCAACTTCTGCTACTGGCGGGAGCCGCTGGCCCCCGTGGACCTCAATGCCTTGGCCTGA
- the LPIN3 gene encoding phosphatidate phosphatase LPIN3 isoform X2 codes for MNYMGQLAETVFGTVKGLYRGLNPATLSGGIDVLVVRQVDGSFRCSPFHVRFGKLGVLRSREKVVDIEINGEPVDLHMKLGDSGEAFFVQELESDEEDVPPRLCTSPIPWGGLAGFPSDSQLGTTSEPDASTAGMASSGRKKKRRRRKTKRKEGAVAADSSSEELEAGNGSEPSLLEKPRPEPPGIQPEGASSAEPKDIYPYSDGEWHPQASLSPGKLTSPKSDSELELRTPEPSPLRVESHVQWAWGRLPKVGKAEWPESSVVADASSRTASPPQGAPSTPSASVIGVDPPGPPTLQRGAGTDLLQPDTEAPALAGPPLSVPEREETKTQSSGDAGARPPSKSWSWAALEDPAHTRKPERVSQRKGSLKRSQHLGPSDIYLDDLPSLDSENAALYFPQSNSGLGAGKQSAPDSLKPLGDCNPEQEPEPTADTADTVALSLCGGLADSRDVSVEKFSQHLVSYEDLAQNPGLLDDPSLVVKINKQHYNWAVAAPMILSLQAFQKNLPKSTVDKLEKEKMPRKGGRWWFSWRRRDFPAKECSAQREKTTVREQRGEKTEAVSSEDDTLDSPVILEAPSPPPSPPARARSYKKSLRLSSSQIRCLNLQEGANDVVFSVTTQYQGTCRCRATIYLWKWDDKVVISDIDGTITKSDTLGHILPQLGKDWTHQGITSLYHKIHLNGYKFLYCSARAIGMANLTKGYLQWVSEGGCGLPKGPILLSPSSLFSALHREVIERKPEVFKIACLSDVQQLFLPQEQPFYAAFGNRPNDVTAYQQVGLPACRIFTVNPRGELSQELIKNHKSTYERLSEVVELLFPPVARGPSTDLAHPEYSNFCYWREPLAPVDLNALA; via the exons ATGAACTACATGGGGCAGCTGGCGGAGACCGTGTTCGGCACGGTGAAGGGCCTGTACCGGGGCCTGAACCCAGCCACGCTGAGCGGGGGCATCGACGTGCTGGTGGTGAGGCAGGTGGACGGCTCCTTCCGATGCTCGCCCTTCCACGTGCGCTTTGGCAAGCTGGGCGTCCTGCGCTCGCGGGAGAAGGTG GTGGACATCGAGATCAACGGGGAGCCGGTGGACCTGCACATGAAGCTGGGGGACAGCGGGGAGGCCTTCTTCGTCCAGGAGCTGGAGAGCGATGAG GAAGACGTGCCTCCCCGCCTGTGCACGTCACCCATCCCTTGGGGAGGCCTGGCGGGGTTCCCTTCGGACTCCCAGCTGGGCACCACCAGCGAGCCGGACGCCAGCACCGCGGGCATGGCCTCCAGCGGGCGGAAGAAGAAACGGCGCAGGAGGAAAACCAAGCGGAAGGAGGGCGCTGTGGCGGCCGATTCTAGTTCAGAGGAGCTGGAGGCGGGCAATGGGAGTGAGCCATCCCTGCTGGAAAAGCCAAGGCCGGAGCCCCCAGG CATCCAGCCAGAAGGTGCGTCCTCAGCGGAGCCCAAAGACATCTACCCCTACTCTGACGGCGAGTGGCACCCCCAGGCCAG CCTCTCACCAGGTAAGCTAACATCTCCCAAGAGTGACTCGGAGCTGGAACTGCGGACCCCCGAGCCCAGTCCCCTGAGAGTGGAGTCCCACGTGCAGTGGGCCTGGGGGAGGCTGCCGAAG GTCGGCAAAGCTGAGTGGCCCGAGTCCTCGGTGGTCGCTGATGCCAGCTCCAGGACAGCCTCTCCACCTCAGGGGGCGCCCAGCACCCCTTCTGCCTCTGTGATTGGCGTGGACCCTCCAGGACCCCCAACCCTGCAGAGAGGGGCTGGCACTGACCTTCTTCAGCCTGACACGGAGGCGCCCGCTCTGGCGGGTCCCCCTCTCTCTGTCCCTGAGAGGgaggaaaccaagactcagagTTCGGGGGACGCGGGGGCCCGTCCTCCGTCCAAATCCTGGAGCTGGGCTGCTTTGGAAGACCCTGCTCACACCCGGAAGCCAGAGAGGGTCTCCCAGAGGAAAG GTTCCCTGAAAAGAAGCCAGCACCTGGGCCCCAGTGACATCTACCTGGATGACCTGCCCTCCCTGGACTCTGAGAACGCAGCCCTTTACTTCCCCCAGAG CAACAGTGGGCTGGGGGCCGGGAAGCAGAGTGCACCGGACAGCCTGAAGCCCTTGGGGGACTGCAACCCCGAGCAGGAGCCAGAGCCCACTGCGGACACAGCAGACACCGTGGCGCTGTCCCTCTGTGGGGGCCTGGCCGACAGCAGGGACGTCTCCGTGG AGAAGTTCAGCCAGCACCTGGTCTCCTATGAGGACCTCGCCCAAAACCCTGGCCTCCTGGACGACCCGAGCCTGGTGGTGAAGATCAACAAGCA ACATTATAACTGGGCTGTAGCTGCCCCCATGATCCTGTCCCTGCAAGCCTTTCAGAAAAACTTGCCCAAG AGCACTGTGGACaagctggagaaggagaagaTGCCCCGGAAGGGAGGCCGGTGGTGGTTTTCCTGGCGACGcagggatttcccagccaaggag TGCAGCGCCCAGAGGGAGAAAACCACAGTGCGGGAGCAGCGGGG GGAGAAGACAGAAGCCGTGAGCAGCGAGGACGACACCCTGGACAGCCCCGTCATCCTAgaggccccctccccgcccccctcgCCCCCAGCCCGTGCCCGTTCCTACAAAAAGTCCCTCCGCCTCTCCTCCAGTCAGATC CGGTGCCTGAACCTGCAAGAAGGTGCCAACGACGTGGTCTTCAGTGTGACCACCCAGTACCAGGGCACCTGCCGCTGCAGGGCCACCATCTACCTGTGGAAGTGGGACGACAAGGTGGTCATCTCTGACATCGACGGCACCATCACCAA GTCGGACACTCTGGGCCACATTCTGCCCCAACTGGGGAAGGACTGGACACATCAGGGCATCACCAGTCTCTACCACAAAATCCACCT AAATGGGTACAAGTTCCTGTACTGTTCAGCACGGGCCATCGGCATGGCTAACCTCACCAAGGGGTACCTGCAGTGGGTGAGCGAGGGGGGCTGCGGCCTCCCTAAGGGCCCCATCTTGCTGTCTCCCAGCAGCCTCTTCTCTGCCCTGCACAG GGAAGTGATAGAGAGGAAGCCGGAGGTGTTCAAAATCGCCTGCCTGAGTGATGTCCAGCAGCTCTTTCTGCCCCAGGAACAGCCCTTCTATGCTGCCTTTGGGAACAGGCCCAAT GATGTCACTGCCTACCAGCAGGTCGGCCTGCCTGCCTGCCGTATCTTCACGGTCAACCCCCGGGGAGAGCTCAGCCAAGAGCTGATAAAGAACCACAAGTCCAC GTACGAGCGGCTTAGCGAGGTGGTCGAGCTCCTCTTCCCGCCTGTGGCCCGCGGCCCCAGCACTGACCTGGCCCACCCTGAATACAGCAACTTCTGCTACTGGCGGGAGCCGCTGGCCCCCGTGGACCTCAATGCCTTGGCCTGA